In Desulfosediminicola ganghwensis, a single window of DNA contains:
- a CDS encoding AAA family ATPase, protein MPRRLTKKIEYIRLPEKRIREMEEIVAAWPFETKEFMRARLNQYRPPSGVLWRLKLIGKWVVPFSGGEENERRKDNFTILRDPEIITDWQKRFEMSGQASPRKAWNALLEREVSSKDRAFLLSLLDQELADVHLPEELARLFEKVYRAHILKEYVTDPETPQSPLILLIGGSGSGKSATAVKAIEQVFFVNQVRPEVDLERKKARILAKVPFWKTLDDVEPELADEIRRRQRLRRYQRYSRMPIVRFLFKRQIGRNLSDLEEQSLVVDYAKITPNDFQTSLAGEPGNYLKKAFGNPLRTSVRHLEEAHSAFARKESTGAGGGGVERQQGTLVDTSNIIIDEIISGSRDCVLVATSDQPEVFDSAIYRRFAEKGIVKDVSEYWQNKRNLKEIIRIELMRHNIRVAHKLEQFEHDTIKWISPDSLMVAVGKVYRVFAERSLQVTPAYVRKLVGFMVNLKGDFRAEYMDDGLLVRNAFEMVARNAFGDLFKKVVNRIDRTAIWDDYVGDIKNTFSEMANNCLLYNVNEEKGVVLNGPPGSGKTFLVRSWLSENESIHDISASPSTLHNPANPIDGTVTNLTKVYDIAKMIAPAVVFFDEGDALAPRRSATGGSPSDRLTNKFLSIIDGETPLSKVLTVLTTNRLDLLDPALIRSKRLKVMEVSGQLGMRDISGIIEAALHEIPVAQGFSAENVIEAAKGICHTPADYSAFVEKSLALRSTELTVLKKFRMLPSLPEDQQQNFLKFNIKTLSGILQAIGEDTGLQQALKDSPTSFLERYDEVMKKFETIGADADYPLCESHLKNARFELSQSPTRKGKLELDDYLETELSKEPQKGFIVGVGANDTEGVLLPIATSLTYSLSPEKVLVTGAVSSSGGEAAQMEMAVQMTQQSAQEALTLVKNYFQALHPDISMVKLLGEFLVKYTIHHQLLSASYNVGGPSAGYALALNTLSAILHIPIYPDFGITGAPWTKGVTKDTVGGSVIIGGQKKKAEKVLQYLRRMYMPRQNYKSLELDFLIGYWSQNKDILAVSYFGELVPETIWLGDEYEKMLLELIELRIQYKLKKYQKNERDDAAKEKIIRYRATLRQQAEAEIIRKLEAIRYYISNPDNDPFTSIDVIFAKQGRSPIAPVKKALSTFESLAGFFKKEKLENVIQK, encoded by the coding sequence ATGCCCCGCAGACTGACCAAAAAAATAGAGTACATCCGGCTACCGGAAAAGCGCATTCGTGAGATGGAGGAGATCGTCGCGGCCTGGCCTTTTGAAACCAAGGAGTTCATGCGGGCGCGGCTCAACCAGTATCGACCACCATCTGGTGTGTTGTGGCGTCTGAAGTTGATTGGTAAGTGGGTGGTGCCGTTTTCCGGTGGTGAAGAAAACGAACGGAGAAAAGACAATTTTACCATTCTCCGTGATCCGGAAATTATCACAGATTGGCAAAAGCGGTTTGAAATGTCGGGCCAGGCTTCTCCGCGAAAGGCATGGAACGCCTTACTGGAGCGTGAAGTGAGCAGCAAGGATCGCGCATTTCTGCTCTCGCTGCTTGACCAGGAGCTTGCCGATGTTCACCTGCCGGAAGAGTTGGCCCGGCTTTTTGAAAAAGTTTACCGGGCTCATATCCTGAAAGAATATGTGACAGATCCTGAAACACCGCAATCTCCGCTTATACTGCTGATCGGCGGTAGTGGCAGTGGCAAATCGGCTACTGCGGTCAAGGCGATTGAGCAGGTGTTTTTTGTCAATCAGGTGCGTCCGGAAGTCGATCTGGAGCGCAAGAAGGCCAGAATTCTTGCCAAGGTGCCGTTCTGGAAAACTCTCGATGATGTAGAGCCGGAGTTGGCTGACGAGATTCGCCGCAGACAGCGGTTGCGACGCTATCAGCGCTACTCCCGCATGCCAATAGTGCGTTTCCTGTTCAAGAGACAGATTGGCAGAAACCTCAGTGATCTCGAAGAACAAAGTCTGGTCGTCGATTATGCGAAAATAACCCCCAATGATTTTCAGACTTCGCTTGCCGGTGAGCCTGGCAACTATCTGAAGAAAGCTTTTGGCAATCCTCTCCGGACATCTGTTCGCCACCTCGAAGAGGCGCACAGCGCTTTTGCCCGAAAAGAAAGCACCGGTGCCGGTGGAGGCGGGGTGGAACGACAGCAGGGCACGCTGGTCGATACCTCGAATATCATAATCGATGAGATTATCAGCGGTAGCCGCGACTGTGTGCTGGTTGCCACGTCGGATCAGCCGGAAGTATTCGATTCAGCGATCTACCGGCGTTTTGCCGAAAAAGGGATAGTGAAAGATGTTTCCGAATACTGGCAGAATAAACGCAATCTCAAGGAAATAATCCGCATTGAGCTTATGCGGCACAATATCCGGGTGGCGCATAAGCTGGAGCAGTTTGAGCACGATACCATTAAATGGATTTCGCCGGACAGCCTGATGGTTGCGGTGGGCAAGGTGTATCGCGTCTTTGCCGAAAGATCGCTGCAGGTGACGCCGGCCTATGTGCGGAAACTGGTCGGGTTTATGGTTAATCTCAAGGGTGATTTTCGCGCAGAGTATATGGATGACGGGTTGTTGGTGCGGAACGCGTTCGAGATGGTGGCGCGTAATGCCTTCGGTGACCTGTTCAAGAAGGTGGTCAACCGGATCGACCGGACGGCAATCTGGGATGACTATGTCGGAGACATCAAAAATACCTTCTCCGAGATGGCCAACAATTGCCTGCTCTACAATGTAAATGAAGAAAAGGGCGTGGTATTAAACGGTCCTCCCGGCAGTGGTAAAACCTTTCTGGTGCGTAGCTGGCTCAGCGAAAATGAGTCTATTCATGATATCAGTGCCAGCCCTTCAACCCTGCACAACCCGGCAAACCCCATAGACGGTACGGTGACTAATCTGACCAAGGTCTATGACATTGCCAAGATGATCGCCCCTGCGGTGGTCTTCTTTGATGAGGGGGATGCCCTGGCACCTCGGCGCTCGGCAACAGGCGGCAGCCCTTCGGATCGTTTGACCAACAAATTCCTGTCAATCATCGATGGGGAGACGCCACTTTCCAAAGTGCTGACCGTGCTCACCACGAACCGCCTCGATCTGCTGGACCCTGCATTGATTCGTTCCAAGAGGTTGAAAGTGATGGAGGTCTCCGGGCAACTCGGCATGCGCGATATCAGCGGCATAATTGAGGCAGCACTGCATGAGATTCCTGTGGCGCAGGGTTTTTCTGCTGAGAACGTGATAGAGGCCGCTAAAGGCATTTGCCATACTCCTGCGGATTATTCCGCATTTGTGGAGAAATCACTGGCCCTTCGCTCAACGGAATTGACAGTGTTGAAGAAGTTCAGAATGCTGCCTTCTCTGCCTGAGGACCAGCAGCAGAATTTTTTAAAATTCAACATCAAGACCTTGAGCGGAATTCTGCAGGCAATAGGCGAAGATACAGGTCTTCAGCAGGCTTTGAAGGATTCGCCGACAAGTTTTTTAGAAAGATATGATGAGGTAATGAAAAAGTTTGAGACCATCGGTGCAGACGCGGATTATCCGCTCTGTGAGTCCCATTTGAAGAACGCCCGATTCGAACTTTCTCAAAGCCCTACCAGAAAGGGCAAGTTAGAACTGGATGATTATCTGGAGACCGAACTGAGCAAGGAACCACAGAAGGGTTTTATTGTGGGAGTTGGCGCAAACGATACGGAAGGCGTGTTGTTGCCCATCGCCACCAGCCTCACCTATAGCCTCTCGCCGGAAAAAGTGCTGGTGACAGGAGCAGTCTCGTCCTCAGGGGGCGAGGCCGCGCAGATGGAGATGGCGGTGCAGATGACCCAGCAGTCGGCCCAGGAGGCGCTGACCCTGGTGAAGAACTACTTCCAGGCTCTTCATCCTGATATAAGCATGGTGAAACTCCTTGGTGAATTTCTGGTTAAGTATACCATCCATCACCAGTTGCTCTCTGCTTCCTATAATGTCGGTGGCCCGTCGGCCGGTTATGCCCTTGCGCTGAATACCTTATCGGCGATTTTGCATATCCCGATCTATCCCGATTTCGGTATCACCGGCGCGCCCTGGACCAAGGGTGTGACCAAGGATACAGTTGGTGGCTCGGTGATCATAGGTGGCCAGAAGAAAAAGGCTGAGAAGGTTCTGCAATATCTTCGCAGGATGTATATGCCTCGTCAGAATTACAAAAGTCTTGAGCTTGATTTCCTGATTGGCTACTGGAGCCAGAACAAGGATATCCTGGCAGTCAGTTACTTTGGCGAACTGGTGCCGGAGACAATCTGGCTTGGAGACGAGTATGAAAAGATGCTGCTCGAGTTGATTGAACTGCGGATACAGTACAAGCTCAAAAAATACCAGAAGAATGAGCGTGATGATGCTGCAAAGGAAAAGATCATCCGCTATCGGGCAACTCTCAGGCAGCAGGCAGAGGCAGAGATTATTCGCAAGCTGGAAGCGATTCGTTACTATATCAGCAACCCGGACAACGACCCCTTCACCTCCATCGATGTGATTTTTGCCAAGCAGGGGCGAAGCCCTATTGCACCGGTCAAAAAAGCGCTCAGCACCTTCGAGAGCCTCGCAGGTTTTTTTAAGAAAGAGAAGCTAGAGAATGTGATTCAGAAATAA
- a CDS encoding SIR2 family NAD-dependent protein deacylase: MKKEHIVVFTGAGMSAPSGLATFRDPDGIWSRYRVEEVATPEAWATNQEKVLEFYNVRRTQLAKVEPNEGHRAIAELEQQYKVTVVTQNVDNLHERGGSTSVLHIHGELTKASSTIDPDLVYDIGPGLLNPGDLCEKGSQLRPHVVWFGEEIFHTEQACAAIADCDIVIVAGTSLQVYPAAAMILHAPPAARRYLVDPGSPNAPEDFQHLCGSVDILLPKLAKEFLAK, encoded by the coding sequence ATGAAGAAAGAGCATATCGTCGTTTTTACCGGAGCAGGGATGAGCGCCCCCAGTGGTCTTGCCACTTTTCGGGACCCTGATGGCATCTGGAGCAGATACCGGGTCGAAGAAGTTGCTACGCCTGAAGCCTGGGCCACCAACCAGGAAAAGGTGTTGGAGTTTTATAACGTTCGCCGTACACAGCTGGCCAAGGTCGAACCCAATGAAGGACACCGGGCCATCGCCGAACTCGAACAGCAATACAAAGTAACCGTCGTCACCCAGAATGTGGACAACCTCCACGAACGTGGCGGCTCAACTTCCGTGCTGCACATCCATGGTGAATTGACCAAAGCCAGCTCCACCATTGATCCGGATCTGGTCTACGATATTGGCCCAGGTCTCCTGAACCCGGGCGATCTCTGTGAGAAAGGCAGCCAGCTCCGCCCCCATGTGGTCTGGTTCGGCGAAGAGATTTTTCATACAGAACAGGCATGTGCAGCAATTGCCGACTGTGATATCGTAATTGTTGCCGGCACCTCTCTGCAGGTCTATCCAGCGGCAGCCATGATCCTCCATGCGCCACCCGCAGCCAGACGATATCTTGTTGATCCCGGCAGCCCAAATGCTCCCGAGGATTTTCAGCACCTGTGCGGGTCTGTGGATATTCTGCTGCCAAAGCTCGCAAAAGAATTTCTTGCAAAATAA
- a CDS encoding DUF3786 domain-containing protein, which translates to MSELIDRGHYQNLAGLDAGEVSARVPAVSVDQEQNYALDILDSRCLISPKECNVRPQDGFPPLHEYFNLFAVHYLLTGQNVEPKKEWISEKDLPGGATFFRGPHEIPTRLITDNVADSLETFRKLCRKRGGSSLDMADAAYSFQVTEKIPVAILYWLGDEDFPSEAKLLFDRSINSHFALDIIYALAVGMCMELGNTRIE; encoded by the coding sequence ATGTCTGAGCTTATTGACAGGGGGCATTATCAGAATCTGGCCGGGTTGGATGCCGGCGAAGTCAGCGCCAGAGTACCGGCTGTCTCTGTTGACCAGGAACAGAACTACGCGCTTGATATTCTCGACAGCCGGTGCCTGATCTCGCCGAAGGAATGCAACGTCAGACCCCAGGATGGTTTCCCGCCGCTCCACGAATACTTCAACCTGTTCGCCGTTCATTATCTGCTGACCGGCCAGAATGTTGAGCCGAAAAAGGAATGGATTTCCGAAAAGGATCTGCCTGGCGGTGCGACCTTCTTCCGTGGTCCCCATGAAATTCCCACCCGGCTGATTACCGACAATGTTGCCGATTCCCTTGAAACGTTTCGTAAACTCTGCCGGAAACGGGGAGGTTCCTCCCTCGACATGGCAGATGCTGCCTATTCATTTCAGGTAACCGAGAAAATACCTGTGGCGATACTCTACTGGCTTGGCGACGAGGACTTCCCTTCTGAGGCAAAGCTGCTCTTTGACCGTTCGATCAACAGCCATTTTGCCCTGGATATTATTTATGCCCTGGCGGTTGGCATGTGCATGGAACTGGGAAATACCCGGATAGAGTAA
- a CDS encoding GNAT family acetyltransferase: MIIRPFTLADTEQTIALWRACELIASHNDPLKDIERKMKVDPDLFLVGDKDGQVVATVMAGYEGHRGWIYYLAVSPQHQGQGIGKVIVLEAEKLLLAKGAPKIDLMVRSTNYKVIGFYQSLGYAAEAVTVMGKRLINDR, from the coding sequence ATGATTATCCGGCCCTTCACCTTAGCAGACACAGAACAGACCATAGCACTCTGGCGAGCGTGTGAACTCATTGCCAGCCACAACGATCCGTTAAAAGATATCGAACGAAAGATGAAGGTGGACCCGGATCTGTTTCTGGTCGGTGATAAGGATGGACAGGTGGTCGCCACAGTGATGGCAGGCTATGAAGGTCATCGGGGTTGGATTTATTATCTGGCTGTCAGCCCGCAGCATCAAGGCCAGGGGATAGGCAAAGTGATAGTACTTGAGGCTGAGAAACTGCTGCTTGCCAAAGGTGCGCCGAAGATCGATCTGATGGTACGAAGTACCAATTATAAAGTTATCGGTTTTTACCAGTCTCTCGGATATGCTGCAGAAGCTGTAACGGTGATGGGAAAGAGGCTGATCAACGATCGTTAA
- a CDS encoding SAM-dependent methyltransferase: MDSDKASRSAAIIAAHRAYEYSRTDSNRICSDQYAKSFLPDNFSVIGESELPGEETIAIFRDLVPGFHEFFLARTRYIDDYLAGQLTVGLEQLVILGAGFDTRAHRFEELGAIRVFEVDHPATQAIKKAKVEELFSTLPDHVSYVPIDFHRENLELLSDYGYDRSKKSLFIMEGVIMYLDLEAIDETLLFISRNSAEGSRLIFDYTYPGVLENTIDRKEAKAWLEITKKSDEPLLFGIEDDAVDDFLSRRGFTDITTVSSDFFNKTYYQDDEERQATPILAIAHARVP, translated from the coding sequence ATGGACAGTGACAAAGCGAGTCGTTCAGCAGCGATAATAGCAGCGCACAGGGCCTATGAATATTCTCGAACGGACTCCAATCGGATCTGTAGCGACCAATATGCCAAATCATTTCTGCCGGACAATTTCTCCGTTATCGGGGAATCAGAGCTCCCTGGCGAGGAGACAATTGCCATCTTCAGGGATCTCGTTCCCGGTTTTCACGAATTTTTTCTGGCCCGCACCAGATATATCGACGATTATCTCGCGGGGCAACTCACTGTCGGCCTGGAACAGCTGGTCATCCTCGGGGCGGGCTTCGACACTCGCGCCCACCGCTTCGAGGAGTTAGGCGCGATTCGGGTTTTTGAAGTGGATCACCCTGCAACCCAGGCAATCAAAAAAGCCAAAGTTGAGGAGTTGTTTTCCACTTTGCCCGATCATGTCAGCTACGTCCCGATCGATTTTCACCGTGAAAACCTGGAGCTATTGTCTGACTACGGGTACGACCGCAGCAAAAAAAGTCTCTTTATCATGGAAGGCGTCATCATGTACCTCGACCTTGAGGCCATTGACGAAACGTTACTGTTCATCTCCAGAAACAGCGCAGAAGGTAGTCGCCTCATTTTTGACTATACCTATCCCGGTGTTCTGGAAAACACGATAGATAGAAAAGAAGCCAAAGCGTGGCTTGAGATAACCAAAAAATCAGATGAACCACTCCTGTTTGGTATCGAAGACGACGCAGTCGACGATTTTCTGAGCCGCAGGGGCTTCACCGACATCACCACGGTTAGCAGTGACTTTTTTAATAAAACCTATTACCAGGATGATGAAGAGCGGCAGGCAACGCCGATACTTGCCATAGCCCATGCCCGAGTCCCCTAG
- a CDS encoding NAD(P)H-dependent oxidoreductase, giving the protein MNISVILAHPDSNSFNHAIATRVVTALEHSGHQVHFHDLYAEDFPPNLPSAEIARTADLPEIIANHCREIGEADGVIIIHPNWWGMPPAILKGWVDRVIRPGVAYEFIEQDQGEGVPLGLLKADTALVFNTSNTESEREQQVFGDPLETIWRNCIFDLCGCRDFHRRMFNIVVTSSEDQRRQWLEEVQTLVTEKFPRNVT; this is encoded by the coding sequence ATGAATATCTCTGTCATCCTCGCCCATCCCGATTCAAACAGCTTCAACCATGCTATCGCAACACGGGTTGTGACCGCGCTGGAACACAGTGGCCATCAGGTCCACTTTCACGACCTCTACGCCGAGGATTTCCCTCCGAACCTGCCGTCCGCGGAAATCGCAAGAACCGCTGATCTGCCGGAAATCATCGCGAACCACTGCCGTGAAATAGGCGAGGCTGATGGAGTTATCATTATTCACCCCAACTGGTGGGGAATGCCGCCGGCGATATTAAAAGGCTGGGTTGACAGAGTCATCCGCCCCGGTGTCGCCTATGAATTCATCGAACAGGATCAGGGGGAAGGAGTTCCGCTTGGTCTGCTCAAGGCCGATACCGCTCTGGTCTTCAACACCTCCAACACCGAAAGTGAACGGGAGCAGCAGGTCTTCGGCGACCCTCTTGAGACCATCTGGAGAAATTGTATCTTCGACCTTTGCGGCTGCCGTGACTTTCACCGGCGCATGTTTAACATAGTGGTGACCAGCAGTGAGGACCAGCGCCGGCAGTGGCTTGAGGAAGTACAAACACTGGTAACAGAGAAGTTCCCACGTAACGTGACATGA
- a CDS encoding PhnA domain-containing protein, with protein MSVHDELLARCEAQCELCRSDKNLSAYEVPPSSDGSADQSVMICKVCLDQIETPESMDANHWRCLNDTMWSQVPAVQVMVWRILQNLRAEGWPQDLLDMLYLEEETLAWAKEGQHEGEESGVEHRDSNGALLAAGDSVTLIKDLNVKGGGFTAKRGTTVRNISLVADNPEQIEGRVSGQQIVILTQFVKKA; from the coding sequence ATGAGTGTACACGATGAATTGCTCGCCCGTTGCGAGGCACAATGCGAATTATGCAGATCTGACAAAAACCTTTCTGCTTACGAAGTACCACCAAGTTCAGACGGCAGCGCAGATCAGAGCGTCATGATCTGCAAAGTCTGCCTTGACCAGATAGAAACACCGGAATCAATGGACGCCAACCACTGGCGCTGCCTCAACGACACCATGTGGAGCCAGGTACCGGCAGTACAGGTGATGGTCTGGCGCATACTGCAAAACCTCCGGGCCGAGGGCTGGCCACAGGATTTGCTCGACATGCTGTACCTCGAAGAAGAGACCCTTGCCTGGGCGAAAGAAGGCCAGCACGAAGGAGAAGAGAGTGGGGTTGAACATAGAGACAGCAACGGCGCCCTGCTTGCGGCCGGAGATAGTGTAACCCTTATCAAGGACCTCAACGTCAAGGGTGGCGGTTTCACTGCAAAACGCGGCACCACCGTCCGCAACATCAGCCTTGTTGCCGACAACCCCGAACAGATCGAGGGCCGGGTCAGTGGACAGCAGATCGTTATCCTCACCCAATTTGTGAAAAAAGCGTAA
- a CDS encoding DMT family transporter produces MKRIPHQSCPALFTYLALALAMIFWGFSFIATKVALASFTPFCLIFFRFAVAAIFFVWLLNRTGFPELNRPNLKMLALLAIFQPGLYFTFETIGLQYTTATKTSLIIATIPIVVLLLSVLFLKERLRRVNTIGICISMIGVCLLVFGETTGGTTGGALIGDLMICGAVLSAAVYMIITRHLGQSVTPVQITGMQIIFGAIIFFPAFLYDLPKVSWGEIRYEGIIALAALTIFATIGAFLCYNYALSRIPAARAAVCINSIPVVTAFGAWILLGESLAPLQLAGGGIVLAAVYLANYSSQDHEPEALQDVLQES; encoded by the coding sequence ATGAAACGTATTCCCCACCAGTCCTGTCCGGCCCTTTTCACATATCTGGCCCTTGCTCTCGCCATGATCTTCTGGGGTTTTTCCTTTATTGCCACCAAGGTCGCACTCGCCAGCTTCACTCCGTTCTGCCTTATCTTTTTCCGTTTTGCCGTGGCCGCCATCTTCTTTGTCTGGCTGCTCAACCGTACAGGCTTCCCTGAACTGAACCGGCCAAACCTGAAGATGTTGGCGCTGCTAGCCATTTTTCAACCCGGTCTCTATTTCACCTTCGAAACCATTGGCCTGCAGTACACCACAGCAACCAAAACCTCACTGATCATCGCCACCATTCCTATCGTGGTGCTGCTGCTGTCTGTTCTTTTCCTCAAAGAGCGATTGCGACGGGTAAACACCATAGGCATCTGCATCTCCATGATTGGAGTCTGCCTGCTGGTTTTCGGTGAGACAACTGGCGGCACAACAGGCGGTGCGCTGATCGGTGACCTTATGATTTGCGGTGCAGTACTTTCCGCCGCAGTATATATGATCATCACCCGCCATCTCGGCCAGTCTGTCACTCCGGTTCAGATAACCGGTATGCAGATTATCTTCGGAGCTATCATCTTTTTCCCTGCCTTTCTCTACGATCTGCCAAAGGTGAGCTGGGGGGAAATTCGTTATGAAGGCATAATCGCCCTGGCGGCACTCACTATATTTGCCACCATTGGCGCATTTCTCTGCTATAATTATGCGTTGAGCAGGATACCTGCTGCCCGGGCAGCGGTCTGCATAAACAGTATACCGGTGGTCACGGCCTTCGGTGCCTGGATCCTGCTTGGTGAATCACTGGCACCGCTGCAACTGGCAGGTGGCGGGATAGTACTGGCCGCCGTATATCTGGCAAACTATTCCAGCCAGGACCACGAACCAGAAGCTTTGCAGGATGTCCTGCAGGAAAGTTAA
- a CDS encoding transporter substrate-binding domain-containing protein, with the protein MRKLSVLCALLVAMVLTAGVAMAGTLEDIQKRGKLRVGMEPGYMPFELTNQKGEIIGFDVDMAKRMAKAMGVELEIVSTAWDGIIPALLTDKFDIIMSGMTLTQARNMSINFASPYIEIGQSIIVSNKIAGEIKSYKDLNDPKYTVASKLGTTGEQATKRMIGKAKYVSFETEQEGVLDVVNGKIDAFIYDMPYNAVAVSQRGQGKVTHLDKAFTFEPLAWGIRKGDPDFLNWLNNFMYQIKNDGVYDKIYGKWFQSDAWLKEIQ; encoded by the coding sequence ATGAGAAAATTATCTGTATTGTGTGCCCTGTTGGTGGCAATGGTGCTTACCGCTGGTGTTGCAATGGCCGGAACTCTGGAGGATATCCAGAAGCGCGGTAAACTTCGTGTTGGTATGGAGCCAGGCTACATGCCTTTTGAGCTGACCAACCAGAAAGGTGAGATCATCGGTTTTGACGTTGATATGGCGAAGCGTATGGCTAAAGCCATGGGCGTTGAGCTGGAAATCGTTTCCACCGCCTGGGATGGAATTATCCCTGCCCTTTTGACCGACAAGTTCGATATCATTATGTCAGGTATGACCCTGACCCAGGCTCGTAACATGAGCATCAACTTCGCTTCTCCATACATCGAGATCGGTCAGTCCATCATCGTGTCTAACAAAATTGCCGGTGAGATCAAATCTTACAAAGATCTCAATGATCCAAAGTACACTGTTGCTTCCAAGCTTGGCACCACCGGTGAGCAGGCTACCAAGCGTATGATCGGTAAAGCCAAATACGTAAGCTTTGAGACCGAGCAGGAAGGTGTACTCGATGTTGTAAACGGTAAGATCGATGCGTTTATCTATGACATGCCATACAACGCCGTTGCAGTGAGCCAGCGTGGCCAGGGTAAAGTCACCCATCTTGATAAAGCCTTCACCTTCGAGCCGCTTGCATGGGGTATCCGTAAAGGTGATCCTGATTTCCTGAACTGGCTGAACAACTTCATGTACCAGATCAAGAATGACGGCGTATATGACAAGATTTATGGCAAGTGGTTCCAGAGTGATGCCTGGCTGAAAGAAATTCAGTAA
- a CDS encoding amino acid ABC transporter permease, translating into MAASIYGSVKKIDYEWRWNRIPQYFVYQGTDAHKIPFDGVITEITQQKKSSTIVMTSESGDVETVVVDSDSIRVSAGEDLFEGDTVGYTSDWYLGPLMKGLWTTIWLSAVSSVIALFIGLFTGLARVAKNYVVSMLAAIYVEIIRGTPLLVQIFIAYFFIATVFDLSRNVAGIGALSLFAGAYVAEIVRAGIQSIPKGQMEAARSLGMTTPQAMKDIILPQAFKRILPPLSGQFISLIKDSSLVSVIAITDLTKSGREIITSTFAPFEVWLVVAAMYLIITSVLSQLVFYMERRLAVSD; encoded by the coding sequence ATGGCCGCATCAATTTATGGGTCCGTAAAAAAGATTGATTACGAATGGCGGTGGAACCGGATCCCCCAGTATTTTGTCTATCAGGGAACTGACGCTCACAAAATACCCTTTGACGGTGTTATCACAGAGATTACCCAACAGAAAAAAAGCTCAACGATTGTTATGACCTCCGAGTCCGGGGATGTTGAGACTGTTGTGGTCGACAGTGATAGTATCCGGGTTTCTGCAGGGGAGGATCTCTTTGAAGGAGATACAGTAGGCTATACTTCAGACTGGTATCTCGGCCCGTTGATGAAAGGACTGTGGACCACCATCTGGCTGTCGGCGGTTTCAAGTGTCATTGCGCTTTTTATCGGGTTGTTTACCGGGCTTGCCAGGGTAGCGAAAAATTATGTTGTTAGCATGCTGGCGGCCATCTATGTCGAAATCATTCGTGGCACTCCACTACTGGTTCAGATATTTATTGCCTATTTTTTCATAGCCACTGTCTTTGACTTGAGCAGAAACGTCGCCGGTATCGGAGCATTGTCCCTGTTTGCCGGAGCCTATGTGGCCGAAATTGTCCGTGCGGGAATTCAATCTATTCCCAAAGGCCAGATGGAGGCTGCCAGATCGCTGGGTATGACCACTCCACAGGCCATGAAGGACATTATTCTGCCGCAGGCGTTCAAGCGAATTTTGCCGCCGTTGTCCGGCCAGTTCATCAGCCTGATCAAGGATTCGTCTCTGGTCTCCGTCATTGCCATTACCGATCTGACCAAATCAGGTCGGGAAATCATTACCAGTACGTTTGCGCCCTTTGAGGTCTGGCTGGTTGTTGCGGCCATGTACCTGATTATCACTTCGGTGCTGTCGCAGCTGGTCTTCTATATGGAACGGAGGCTCGCAGTCAGTGATTAA
- a CDS encoding ATP-binding cassette domain-containing protein codes for MIKAQNVLKVFTGRGVEVRAVDDVTADVGSGEVVVVIGPSGSGKSTFLRCINGLEKFDSGHIIIDGVDLADKKTNINHIRAEVGMVFQQFNLFPHKSVLENVTLAQMRVRKRSRAEAEEKARSLLKKVGIAEKASEYPSRLSGGQQQRVAIARALAMDPKIMLFDEPTSALDPEMVGEVLDVMKQLAREGMTMVVVTHEMGFAREVADRVIFMDEGKVVEVGTPEHFFTDPREERAKLFLKQVL; via the coding sequence GTGATTAAAGCTCAGAACGTTTTGAAAGTATTTACCGGCCGCGGTGTAGAAGTCCGGGCGGTGGATGATGTCACGGCCGATGTGGGCTCTGGCGAGGTGGTTGTCGTCATCGGGCCGTCCGGGTCTGGTAAGTCCACCTTTCTGCGCTGTATAAACGGGCTGGAAAAGTTTGATAGCGGTCATATCATCATTGACGGGGTTGACCTTGCCGACAAAAAGACCAACATCAACCACATCAGAGCTGAAGTTGGTATGGTGTTCCAGCAATTCAACCTCTTTCCCCACAAGAGCGTGTTGGAAAATGTAACACTCGCTCAGATGCGGGTGCGAAAACGCTCCAGAGCCGAGGCTGAGGAAAAGGCGAGAAGCCTGCTTAAAAAGGTGGGTATCGCTGAAAAAGCTTCGGAGTATCCATCACGTCTCTCCGGTGGTCAGCAGCAGCGTGTTGCCATCGCTCGCGCCCTGGCCATGGACCCGAAGATTATGCTCTTCGATGAGCCTACTTCGGCGCTTGATCCTGAAATGGTCGGTGAGGTGCTCGATGTCATGAAACAGCTTGCCCGTGAAGGTATGACCATGGTTGTGGTAACCCATGAGATGGGTTTTGCCCGTGAGGTTGCCGATCGTGTCATCTTTATGGATGAAGGCAAGGTGGTAGAAGTCGGAACTCCTGAGCATTTCTTTACCGACCCGCGTGAGGAGAGAGCAAAACTCTTTTTGAAGCAGGTACTGTAG